The Camelus ferus isolate YT-003-E chromosome 13, BCGSAC_Cfer_1.0, whole genome shotgun sequence genome segment GTGTTCCTCGTGGGCCCAGCCCTGAGAGATTCAAGGCCTCGGGTGTGTCCACGCCCCCTGCCACCAAGAGTCCTGGGCCAGCTATCATCCCCCATTTACCCCTGCCATCCCAAACCCACCCCAGTCTAGACTTCAGGGTCTGGgcagccccacccctgggcccACGCCAGCTGTCAAGGCCCCCACCCGCACTCCCTTTCACGGGTCCTGCCATCACCTCTCCAAAAGGTCACCACCAAGTCACAGGTCCTCCTCCTGCCCTACCCACCCACGCTCCGGATCTCAGCAGGCTCCACCCGAGGTGGGAAGGGCTGCTGGGACCCCGACTCTGCTCCACAGTGGAGGGCTGGCGGGACCTTGGGGGCAACAGGGCCCGTCCTGCCCTAGCAGCCAGCCCACCATTCCTTTCCCAGGAGTGTGACAGCCACAGCACCACTAGAGGGCAGCGTGCATGGCAGTGTCGGGCCAGCCCGCTGGAGGTGTGTGGCCAGGGAACACGGGAGAGAGAAGTGAGCTGCACTGGGTCTCAGAGAGGTAGAGCCAGTCCccccaggtcacagagccagtaagGGGCCCTGGTCAGGGATGGATCTGTCCTGTCACTcacaccccaccccgcccccaccactgCACCCTCCTCATTGTCCTGCTGCTGTGGCCTGGAGTGTAGGGTCCACAGACCAGAAGCACACTTGTCACTGAGTGACTGGGGTCCAGGAGCCCTGAGTTCCCTCCCCATGTGTCTAGTGGTCTCTCCGTGAGAGCTCGAGTTCAGCACAGCCACCTCTGCAGCCCACAGGGGAGCTCGGTGCccaaggctgggagaggggaagacCAGCCTCCAACAGGGGTGGGCTGAGTGCACCCAGGTCTTCGTAAAACCCACATCTGTGTCTTCAGGGTCAGGCCCAAGTTCCCTGCTGGCATCCAGGCTGCTACACAGCCATGTCACCTCGGGGTCACCTCCTGATAACCCCACAGGGCCTCTGTTGTTCACGTCTCAGTCCCCAGGCCTCTCCAATCCCTTCCACACATCCTGCCCATGGTGCTTCTGCCCACGCCGTCCAATGGCTCACGAAGTGGCCCATGGTGACAACAGTGCTGCTCCAGGACGTTCCAGGTCTCCTCCCGGCCTCAGCGGGACTGCTCCCTCGGTTCCGGCAGCCGGTCAAGGCGACGTTTACAGAGATGACCTGATCCTCAGGGAGAGGCTGTCCCTGCTGCTTCCATTACCCCTGGGCCCTGAGTGGGTGCAATGACCCATGGGGACCCGTGATGTGGCAAGAAGTACCCCCTGCCTGGGCTCCCCAAAAGGCCTGGACTATTGCTACTCTTGGGACCCTGATGCCCGTAACAGTCTGAATGTCAATAAATGGAGTTTCCTTGCTGTTTGTTCATCCCCAGAGGTGATGACCCATCCCCTCGCCCCCTAATCTGCATCCTCCCCCCCTAATCTgcatcctcccccagccctacCCAGCCCACATTCGGGCTCCGAAGTGTTCTTTCCAGAACCATGAGGACGCCAGGTAGAGGCGGGCAGGAGACCGAGTCTGGGGTGCTGTGGGCCATGGGGCACCTGGGCATGTGGAGGCCAGGATGTGCCCCAATATTCAAATGATGGACAGTGGCCCAGCAGAGGTCGGGCACCTCCACTGGTACCCAGGACGGGGCGCCCACACTGTGATCCAAGGTAGAAGCTGagtgtctcccctcccccttccgcACTTCCCCACCCTTCACACCCCGTCTCCCtttaatctctctccctctctctccccctctcctccagaGATGAGTCCTGGGTTCTTATTAGAACCCAGCGGGCTGGGGGGACAACTCAAGCAGTGCCGTCCACCTGCAGAAAGTTTCAGGGATCAATTTGTCTTTGGCTTTGACCCCAGCACCACACAGGGACCCCCAACATCCCTGCAGCCTCCATCTGGAGGCCCTCACCTTGGCGCCCACTGGGGgcccccctcagcccctggcagtcaGGAGTCTGTTTTGGTCAAAGAGCCCACGCAGCCCTGAGGACTCACAGGGCCGCTCTCAGTCCCTGTCCTCCGGAATGTGTCTCCAAGAAAGGGGTCTGAAACAGCCATGGCCTGAATCACTGTCTCTGGAAAGCACCTCAGCCCCTGAAACTTCCTGGAGAGGTGTCTGCCTCTCCACCCCAGGCACAGCCACTTCTTGGTGGGAAGAGGGGGCCCAGGGCCCTGAAAACCCCTCTGGGGACAGTTGAAGGGGCAGTCCCTGCAGGAGGGAGTCCCATCCTGACCCCAGAGCTCAGCCCAGCTGTGGGAGGAGTGGTCATGCTCTCGAATGCTCAGGAAACCATGGGGGCAGGGGAGCGAGAGGGACGGTCCCAGATCCTGGTCTGGGCCCCTGTGTGGCCAGGCCTAGCAGCATGGACACATCTGATTAATGGTTCACATCCCAGCACCTGGGGGCAGTCAGGGGACCCCTCCTCTGGACGGCCTCCTAaagctgccctggggctgggaggggcttgTGCCCAGTTCTTTTCAAGGTGAGTCCTCTCCATATGCCCACCATGGGTCTCTCTGTCcagctgcgggggggggggggtgtgtccCACGCTGGCTAAGTCCAGATCTCAGCAGAGGGAGGGTCAGGGGCCTTTTCCAACAAGGTGAGGGGATGGGGCTGGGTGGGACACTGCTGTGGCCGGAAGCACTTCTGGGAACAGAGGGTGGCCTCTGGGCCCTTATCTGAGGCTGAACAGACACCATGGACTCCGACCCGGGGGAGGAGTTGTGGTTTTCCGGACCAGCTGAAGAGCCTCTCCGGTGGGGTGGGGGTTTCCAGGCCTGGAGCTGGCTTGCGCAGTCTTGCCTTTCTGTCTCTCCTGGGCTTGGTGTCCCGGGTGGGCACATACATGCCCCGATCCCAGGAAGGTTGGCTGagtgggagggggatgggagccTCTCGACAGTACCAGCCCCCTCCAGTCCCCACACACCAGCACCCTTGGGTCTCCTGCGTTTCCCACTGCCCTGGGCACTGCCCCACAAGCCCGCCAAGTTTCTTTCCTCCCAACTTGCGTCTGCTCAGgccacccctccccaaacccctggtgGCAGCCTCTGCACCCCGTGCCCAGGGGGCTCCACCTGACCCTCCAGCCTCGCCCCTGACTGAGCCTCGCCATGCCCCTCCCTGTTCTGTGGGCTCTGAGCTGAGGCACCACTGCTCCAGGCCCAGCTTTGTGATCCATCTTGGGATTCTGGGGACTTGGAGGAGGCTGcctcaggagggagagcaggagtgAGCAGATGGAGCCGGGAATGACAGAGTAAGGGGGAGGCCTGGTAGGGCAGAGGCATTtctgccgggggggggggggggtgcgtggagggagggggtggatcCCGATTGGCGGATCCCGGGAGCTCCCCAGAGCTCTCCCAAAGCACTGAGCTCCCTGGGCCAGGcacctaccccaccccacccccgccctgccccaaCCCATCCCATCTTGGCCTGGCCTTAAACTCCCCCAGCCACTCCAACCCATCCCTGTCCTCCCTAGGGGTAGGAATCCCCCACCAGCTCTGTGTCAGCCCCGTCGCCCCCACACTGACGTTCTGTTCTGGCGCTGGTCCCACACGGGGCCTCCAGAGGACTTTCCGCGCTGAGTCAGTGGAACGCGCTCTGCCCACGAGGCCCTCGCTGATCTGACCCTAGGCCTCAGCTGGGGACTAAGCCAGGCTTGGGTACCCAGTTCCCACACTGTGGGTCGCAGCCAAGTGACCCAGATGACAAGAGCAAGCCCCAAGGAGAGCCTTCCCAAAGGCGGGTGGATGAGGGGTTGGCAGGACAGGAGATCTGGCCtgcacagaggaggggctgaggcGGGTGGCAGGCAGGTCCCAAAGAAGTCGGCCAAGGGATGGCCCATCACGCCCTCTTGGCTGGCTCCCCTGAGGTCACTTGCTTGGCTCCATGGGAGTGCCCAGGGCCTAGGAGCCCAGGGGCGGGGAGAAGGGTTCAGGGATGTGAGCAGTTGTGGAGTCTCCAGTCCCCTCCTTCCAGGGGCAGAAGTGGGCTGCGCCATGAGGGGTGGGGTGAAGGGCAATCAGagtccctctctcctccacctgtctgctgTGAGctagccccacccacccactgggCCTGGGATGGGGAGCAGGCCTGTGAGTCAAAGTAGCCacgcaggtgggaggggagggcctggTGGGGACGGGTGCAGAGCTCTGGGGCCACAGGCAGGCAAGTGGCCAGGTGTGCTGGCACCTGGAGGGTGCTGCTGCTGAGACCGGTCTCCACTGGCCCGCCTGCCACACCCTGGATGCCAAAGAGTCCTTATCAGGCTTTTTAGGTGTCAGCCCTGCCGGGAGGCAGGAAAAATACTGCTCACCTCTGCTGGTTAGGACCCCTGGACCGTACCCAGGGGGAGATAGTCCTGTGAGGTGGTAGAGGCCAGCAGGCGGGCTtggagagagggtgggggctgtgcCAAGCCAGGCCACTCGGAGGCTGCCTCATCCGCCAGGAAGTGTTGGGTGTAGAAACTGACCTTGCCCCGGATTTGGGGCCCCAGTGACGCAAAGGCAGGTGTACCACAGAGGCCAGTGGGACGTGTGGCCAGCCCAGAACCAGAGTCCAGAGCAGCAGTGGTCTGGAGACGAGAAACATACCAAGGACCTCACTGTCCCAGCGAGCATCAGGTGGACCGCCAGAAGAGGGGTTTGGACAGGGCAGCCGAGGCACAGAGGGTGGGTGTCCAGCACAGCACGCCTCCCCCGGCTCCATGGTCCCTGCTGAGCGCTTGCACCTAGGACTGGAGTGCTAACGAGGGAGACCCCgggcctgtcccctcctcccctcagcacaCCTCCATTGAGGTTACTGGACAAGCGTTTATTGAGGGCCGCCTGCAGCCAGGTTCTGTGGTTCCACAGCCTCCTGTCCTGGAACCAAgggccccggcccccaccccagtgGGGCCAGCAAGAGAGAGGCGTCTGGTGTCCCCTGGGGTCCAGCCACAGCTGCCGCTGCTTCTGCAGTCTGTGCCACTAGTCACTGTCACCATCCCCCACCCGCTTCCGCCATCGAGGGGAGCAGGGCCgggcccagagccagggccccACAGCGGGCGCTGAGCCCTTGCCCCTGAGGGCCAGCCTGGGCCGGCTCCCGGGAGGGTGTGGCATGGGGCCCTCTGAACCAGAGGACAGCGGCCTCACACCCACAGGTCCTCCGGTCGGCCTTTGTCCTCCGGCAGCCGCTCCCCCCGCTCTTCCTCAGGGAACTGGCAGCTGCCGGCGTCCTCAGGTGCAGGTGCCGGGGCCTCTAGGAGCAGCGGGGTCTCTGCAGAAGGGCTGCGGTCAGCAGGCAGGCCAGgggcaccctccccaccccagggcacaACTGACCTGGGGGCCAcattctctgtctcctcagctgCCAGATGTGCAGGCCCAGCTGGGCCACGGTCAGGGCCAGGATGCAGATGGCGACAGCCAGGAGGACAACAGTCAGCAGGCTGGGGGGCTCATCAGGCAGCAGCCCGGGGCTGCACACGGCATTGTGCGTCGTGTTCCCGGGGAACGTGGTGAGAAACCCCAGCTGGGAGCAGCtgggcacacagacacagagcccTCGGTCAGCCCTCAGCCAGCTGAGCAGCCCCTCCACCCAGCTCCCACTCCCTGAGCTGTCCAGGGATCACTGCACGGAAGGGACAGCAGAGGCCCCTCCTGCAGAGCAGGCCTGGACCCCAGCCACCTGGAGGCCCCACCAGGACTCACTCTGCCCAAGGTCTGCAGCGTCCCTCATGGCCCCCAGAGAAGGTCCCTAAGGCACAGTCGACACACTCGAAGCCAAAATTGAAATTtcctggagacagacagacagacaggctgcAAGGGTTGCTGGGGGGAATGAGGTGGGGTCCATCCGGTGTCTGGGTCCTCAGAGCGGAATGACCCCCACAGCCTCATCCATTTGACAGGGGTCTCTGGTGCCCAGAGGACTGGGGCCTGGGATAAACAAGGTCCCTGTGTGCCTCCTTCCAGGCTGTGACTCTGGGCAGAATGGAGGGTCCCTGATGGGATATGCGGGAGGGGAGGGACCTGCCCACAGAGACTAGAGGAGGTGGGGCGTGGGGAGCTGGAAGCAGAGGCCAGGTGACAGCCAGGCTGGGCCTTCACTTGGCCGGgcaggctggagggcaggaggccagCAAGGCTCCCAGAGAGAGGGACAAGGCTGGTGCCGCAGTCTTCTCTAAGCCCTGGCTCCCCAACCTCACGCAGTCCCCTGGTCCTCACTCCCCTAGCCCACACATGCTCAGCCAGGCCCCTCCTATCAGGTACACAGGCCCTAAGAGGACTGGAGCTGCTCCTTCCAGGCTGGGCTTTGGGGGGCAGGCCTGGCCTCATCCAACTGTCCCCATACAGATGGTCAAAGCCAGAGCCCTAGGGCCAGACAGCCCCTGGACACCCTCATTGCTCTTCACAACCAGCCTGAGGGACATCATCTCTGGATGGAGAAACCCAAggcaagagaaggaagggaggacatCCAGAAGCCACAAGAACATGGGTGCTGTGACTTAAATTTGGGCTGAGGTGCTAAGCAGCAGAACAGCCCCACTCACCAGGGCTTTGCAGGACCCCCAGTGCTGGTGCCCGCCTGCCCATAGGAGCTCACATCCCTTGTGAGCTCCCTTGTGAGCTCTGGCTCGGCCCCTGTCAACCCCCAGAGCTGCTGGGCCACCTCCACCTGCAACCTACCTACAGGCCACGCCTCTTGGCCAGGTGGGCAGGAGTGGTGCTTGCAGCTCTTACACTGAGGGTCTCCACAGTGGAACTCGGACTGGATACATGTGCAGTCTTGCTCAGGACAGACACCCTCAGCTGGGCAGGAGACAATCAGCCCCCTCAGCAGTCGGGccaggcccttccctccccaggtggccccctcccagccctccagggGAATGGGAGTGTGAGGGCAGGGCAGCCAAGGCCCCCACCCTCAGACAGCTCCAGGGGGCAGAGCAGCTGTCTGGGAGCCAGGACCCTGGCTTACTCCAGCTGGGTCCCTTCTTCCTGGACACCAAGCTCCTCCAACCCACTTGGCCTGGCTGCCCCCTTACAATGCCTGAAGTTGCTCCTACCCAGGGAGGCTGTGACTTAGAGCTGCCCCTGCTGGACAAGGGAGCAGCCTGGGAGACTTGCCCCCTCTTCTTTCCATCCTGCACTGACCTCCGCTGCCAGGACCCTCAAGGAAGCCCGCCTGCCCCCCTGCGCCACTGTCCACCATTCCTGCCACAGGGGACTTGGGACACTGAAAGCCTCCCCTTCGCACCCCCCAGGTCCTGGCAGAGGGTGTCTTCCCTGCGATATCAGTCCCCACACTGACCCATTCCCCCTGTCCCTCACCCACAGATGTAGGTCCGAGGAGGGAGCTGGCAGAAAGAGGGGCTGCAACCCCAAGCTGGGCAGGAAGTGGCCTGGGTGATGGCCAAAGGCTTGCTACCCACTCAACAGGAAGGGCCACAGCCTTCCTCCACCTTGGGATCCCAGACCTGGCTTGGGGAAGGCTCCCAAAACCCctggtccctgcccctcctcccacacctcagccccactccccaggccACTGGCCTGAGCTGGATgcttctgccccccccccccaacacacacacacaccccaccgaCAGCGATGGGACCAGGGCTCTGGACCCGGCGAGTCTGCCCCGAGCATGGGGAGGGAGTGCTGCGCTGCTGCCCTCCGCGCAGGGGCTCCCCGGCCCCGCCTTACCCGGGGCGCAGGAGCGGCAGCAGCGCGCGTTTGTCCCCGTCCCACGCAGAAGGCGGCCGGGGCCGCAGCTCGGGCCCCGGGCGGAGCGCTGGCCCAGGCCCAGAGCGCAGAACAGCGCAACGCCGCACAGGGCCAGGCGCGTGCCCCTCGCCCCCATGGCACCCATGGCTGCACTGAGCGCCGAGGTTTTAGGAGACAAGCCCCTCCCGGACACGCCCAGACCCCGCCCCGCAGGTCGCCCCGCCTCTGCCACGCCCCAGGGGGCCGGGAGAAATTGTTCTCCTGGGGTACCCCCAGCAAGACCTTGCAACTCAAAATCCAAGGCACGGGCAGAGGATCTGGGGCAGTGAGACCCTGTATGGTTACAGTGGGAGATACCTGTCCCAAGCACCCGAAGCACAGCGCGGAGTGACCCTGGTGTGAACTCGGGTCTCTGGGCGGCCAGGCTGTGTCCCTGCAAGTTCCTCTGTCACAAACGCACCCTCTGTGGCGTCCATcgtgggggaggctgggagggggtgcgGTATACGGGAAATCTCTGGACCTTCCCCTCACTTTTGCTGTGAAcacaaaactgctctaaaaaatagtcttttttctAATTCAAGGGAGCCCAGAGGAACCTCAAGGGGGCGAGTCCCATCACAGCCTGCAGAGCACGTGACCATGAAAGAGGGGGTGTCCAGGAGACCCATGTTTGGGAGTGACCTTGGGGGATTCCCAAGTGATCATGCCCTTTGGCCCAGGAATTCTTGTCCAAAAACTAAATACGCCCCAAATGTGTGTGCCTTGTCAGGGGAAACACCGGTCTTATCCCCAGCCACACCGAGGCTGGGGCACAAAGGGTGGGTGTCAGAAATGTTTTCTATGCAAAACCTGTGGCCACCAGGTCTGAAggaactggggtggggtgggagggccagCAGGAATGGGTGCTGGATGCAGGGCGCCCTGAGTCGTTCAGACTGGGCAGTACCCATGGACAGCTTATGCCAGGACCCCCCACCACGGTGGACTCATCGGGAACTGTTCCCTTGCTGCACCCTCTTGGCTCCTGGTTGAgtctgctccccacctccagcttcctCAGGGGCTGTTAAAGCTCTCTGATGCCCAGAGCAGGGGGGATGAAGTTAAGCCTGCAGAGCCCGGACCCCACACCTGTCCACCTGCCGGAAGTCCTGGAATCCCAGTCCTGAGCAGCCTTGGAACCCATCCAGGGATCAGAAGGACCCCCCAACTTCTGAGGATTAGAACAAATGCCCTTCTTTCCAGGAATCAGGACGAGCCCCCACTTTCTGGAAATTAGGACGAGTACCCCTCAACTTGGCCGACTGGGCCTTTCCGGGCTTCAGACATGCAAGCCCcccccaccacatacacacacctgtGGGCTGCAGCCATGCAGACACCTGCTGGGAAGAGCTGTCAGGGAGAGACAGGGCACTAACTGAACCCTGACGCTTAGGGAGGAGGTGGCTGCCCAGGCTGCAGCTCTGACTGCTGGGCAGGTTctacccagagcccagcacacgAAGGCGGCAGTCCCGGAGGGTGTGGAGGGCGGGCCCCCAACAGAGGTCCTGAGCCACAGAGAACTCAGCCTCCAATTCACTGTGAACTGTCctcatgtctctgagcctcaggttctccAAGTGGCATCAAGGGGCTCtgaggccctgcctcctccaggaagtcttcctgggtCACTTGGCCCTCGAGTTGAGGCCTGGTACCGGGGAAGCTGGTGAAGACCTCAGGGAATGCTGCGGGGTAGGCAGTGTGGTCCCAGGAGTGTGACTGGAGGTGTGTTACGGCTGTGACCTTGTGACCTGGGCAGACCCAGGAGACTTGGTTCAAGACCCTTTGAGACCTGCAGCCCCACCTCACCTGCTGGAGCAGTTGTCCTTTTTGGAGGGAAATGACAGGAGTCAGCGATTTGTGACTCAAGGATTGTTCTCAAGTCCCAGGATGTGCAAGACCACCTCAGAAAAGCAACTCAGTCCTGCAGGAAAGGGAGGAGTCTACAGGGCAGCTGTGGCTGCAGGTGGCTGGGGTGAGGTGAGGCCGCTGGGACTGCGGAAGGGCCCCTCTGAGGGTTGCCCCAGTCCTTGGTTCAGCTCCTAGACGGGAGGTGGGTCTGAGCACTGGGACAGAACGGGAGGCCGTCCGGCCGTCCAGCCGTCCCTGGACACTAGGTGAAGGTGCCCCGTAGAGAACTGGGCAGGTCTGGGCCTTCTGCCCCTGCTCAGTTTAAAGGACTGGTCTGCTGGTCACCGCAGTTCTGGTGAGCGCCCAAGAAAATATGGTGAGTCCCCTACAAATGATGCCTGTGAGACCAGGTCGTGCGTCTGTCAGCCCTTCTGGAAGTGGGGCCGGCACAGCAGGCATCGGGGCAGGCTGTCTGCAGGTCAAGTGCCTTGGGGGGACTGCCACCTGCAGTGGCAGGAAACCAGAGGGAGGGTCACGTGACCGTGGGGGTGGTGGCTGTGAGCGAAGAGGCAAGAGTGATGTCAGGACCGGCGCCTGAGTCTGCCCTCCAGTTACCGAGACTCCGGAAGGCCTCTCCCACGCGGCCACAGGCTGAGGAGTTTCTGAACAGGGCAGGGCGGCAGGAGGTGATTTCTATCTGCTCGTCTGTATTTTCCAGTAGTTTCTGAGCAGCTTGTCACATTTTCATCTTTGCTTCAGCTCACATGAGTAGCATGCCCTCATGGGGAGAGGGTCCCCCAAGCGCAGAGTCCAGGCTGGGGCCCTGGAGCAGGGTCCCTGTAGGACGATGCAGCCAGGGGCACACTGGAGGGTGCTTGTGGGCCCCAGGGGGGGGCTCAGGCGCGGGGTGAGGGATGGTTGTCAGCAGAGACGGGGTGGAGAGCGTGCTTAGGGGCAGCATTGAAGCAAAGAGAAGGTCCCCAACCCCTGTCCATCCGCCCATCCAtccgtctgtccatccatctatccgATGGCAGAGGTGGAGCCACCAGGCAGGGGCAAGGTGGGGGATTCTGGCTGGGGGAACAGCTGGGAGGTTTGGGAGGAAGCCCTTTCCCATGACCTTTGGCCCCCAGGCCTCAAGGACCCAGACCCTCCTTCAGGTCCCAGAGGCTTTCTGCGCAGCCTCACACTGCCCGGGCCAGGGGCTGCAGATCAGTGGCGCCAACTTGCTGCCCACTGCAAGGGCAGAGAATACACGTTCATCCCGAGCTCGGATAGCACCAGCTCCCCTTTGCACCAGGAGGTCCAAGGGATGGGTCAGGGGTCAGAGGTTTGAGGGGAGGTGAGACGGCCCTCTAGGGCCGCTCTGGGAAGAAAGCCAGCCTGGGAAACCAGGAGGGGCCCCAGGGTAGCCTCGCTGAGGCTCTGCCAGCATCAGAGGCCCGCGTCCTCTCTGCATGCGTTGTCGGTGGCTGTGAAGGGGCATCAGGCAGGCATCTTGGCCAAGCGCACTGGCAGAGGCCGTCTCCAGCTCTTGCGTGCCTCTGCTCTCCCGAGTGGAGCTGAAACCTCCAGCACCTCGTGGTCTTTTATTTTGATTCATGGTAATTCTTCAATCACCAGGGGCGCAATAGTCTATGGGCCGTGGAGGTTTCCATGGCCATCCTGGGGCTGACTGTGCAGCGTCTGCCTTTAGCTCGGTTGAGCCGGTTAAGTCCTCACACGTCGTGTGCAGGGAGGGGCATGGAGGCGCACCCCTGCCACTCATTCCCGCGTTCTCCATCCCTCCAGACCCGTGTCGGTGCCAGAGCCGGGCACTCTTCCTCAGTGCTGCTCAACTACCAGCCCACTCTACTGTCCTCAGACACTTGGGTTTCCCACCTTGGAACCTTTGCACAGAAAGCTGCTATGCATGTTTTTGTTTGCTCCCAGGGTGGACAAAGTGTTAGTCCTGTCAGAAGCCCCAGTTGCTGTGCAAGACTTTGGGGAGCCGCCCACTACTGGGACTCCCAGGGGGGTTGTTCACGGCCTGAGTCCCCCCGGACGGCATCAAGCAGGCCTCGGCAGACTCGAGGGCCCGTCAGGCGTCGATGGGGGTATTGGGGTCATCACGTGCTCAGGTccagcagggaagaaagagaCACTTGTGTCCTCTCTTGGAAGGGGTACCCAGAGACCCCACAGATGGTCCAAAAACGCCCTTTGGGACCATGGCCTCAGGGTTCCCACCTGCTCCATTAGgacccagcccagcagcccctgccgGCCCCTCTCGAGTGGCCCCAGTGCCCTCGGGTCCATTCGCCTGGATTAAGATCTTGCCTGACTCTCAGTGCACAGGGACTTGGATGTGCCCAGAGGACAGGGGGACAGCAGCCCTGGGGTCTCAATGCCCCACAggagcccctccccacaccctacCCACCGTGGGTGTGCAGCCCTCAGCCCACCTGCGCCCAGTTACAGACCCTCGTTTGCCAACATCGTT includes the following:
- the TNFRSF18 gene encoding tumor necrosis factor receptor superfamily member 18; translation: MGAMGARGTRLALCGVALFCALGLGQRSARGPSCGPGRLLRGTGTNARCCRSCAPAEGVCPEQDCTCIQSEFHCGDPQCKSCKHHSCPPGQEAWPVGNFNFGFECVDCALGTFSGGHEGRCRPWADCSQLGFLTTFPGNTTHNAVCSPGLLPDEPPSLLTVVLLAVAICILALTVAQLGLHIWQLRRQRMWPPETPLLLEAPAPAPEDAGSCQFPEEERGERLPEDKGRPEDLWV